In the Mesoplodon densirostris isolate mMesDen1 chromosome 11, mMesDen1 primary haplotype, whole genome shotgun sequence genome, GTTCGTTCTGACCTCAGGGAGAAGTGCAGCCAGGAGACCAGTGTGGGGCTGAAGAGGGGATGGCCTGGACCTGTGGAGAGGGGACAGTGGACACGGAGGGTGGGGGCGTCTCGGTACTTAGGGGTAGCTGTGAATCACAGTAGAGAGTGGAAGGAGGCCAGGGGGGTGGTGCCGGGGACCCAGGGCTCATAGGAGGCTATTCTGTGCCGCCCCATCCGTGCCCCATCCGCACACCCACTGGCAGGGCCTGCCACTCCTGGCTGCTCTCCATCCACAGCACCCTCCCTCCAGGCTCAGTCCTTGACCTGCCAGCCAGGATAACACCGTGAAAACACACAGCACAGTGCGAATAAAAATCTGAAATCCTGTCGGTGCTCCCTGCCCAGCCTGCCACGGCCCTGCACCCGTGGCCACCACTCTCCATTCTGGTCCTCAAGTCGGGCTAAGTCCTGAGAGGCAGGACTGTCTGGAAGCTGTCCCAGCATCACCGCTGTCACCTCTGGGGGCTCTGACTTGctctccctgccaccccaccACCACGGAGAATCCTCCCTGGTCATTCCCCTGCAGTatcacagccccctcccctccagagGGCAACTTGGCTGAGACTGATCTGCCTGGGCAGCGGAGCACACTGCGGGCGCCCCTGTGCCCAGGGCAGGTTTGCTGAACGCTGAGGGAGGGTCTCAGCGCGGTGTGTGACCGCTGAGCAGGGCAGTGAGGCCGCTCCCCTCTGGTCAGCGCTGACCACTCGCAGCTGGGATTCCGGGTCGACAGACACGGCTGCCCCCGTGGAGGAGAGAGGACAAAGGCCGCCCCTCCCTGTGGCGCGCCGCCGGTTCCCACGGCCCGCTGCTCCCTCCCGCCTCCTCTTCCCCTGCTTTAGCTGAAGCTCCATTAACTCCGCACAAAACCTCGGCTGCTTTGCCCGGCAGGCCGGGAAAGTGCCCCCAGCGTGAGGCCCCGAGGAGGCCCCGGgtggggcggctgggggaggggacaccGGCATCCTCACCCCATCCCCGCCGACCTCTGCTGGCTCCCAGAGAGGGAACTGAGGCCGGAGCAGCTGGGACTGGGACCCTGCTTCCTTTCTCACTTTTGGGCTACCCCCAGGGTCCGGATTTGCCAGGCAGAAGTGTCCGTTTGCTTGGTACTGTGttgacatgttttattttaatttggttATCAATATTTGAATATcaggagatttcacataaaaactcAGGTTTTAGTTTGTTTCAGAAAAGTGGGAGGTTGGGACCTCAACCTGATTTCCCACTCTCCTGGGAGGGGGCAGCCCAGCCTCTACCCACTGCTTTGCAGGGTGGAGGGTCAGGAGGCTATTTATATCCCAGGCAATGTTCTCTCCGAACCACTGTCACTTTAAGTGGGAAGTAGAAGTAATCGTTCTGGCCTAGAGCTCTAGACAGATGCTGAAATAGGGAATATTCCCCTTCACAGTTACAGCCGCCTGTGCGAACTGCACCTTCCAGGTGGAGAGAGGAAACGTGCAGTGTTGGGCAGAGTTCACCCGATCTCAGGGAACTGTGGTTTCCAACTAGGGGAGCCCCGTAGCACCTAGGAAAGTCAGGGTGGGCTTCCTCGAAGAGTTGACAGCTGAGGGAGCTGTTTCAGAAGGAGGAAAGGTACCAGGCCCCAAAGAGGACCCATTTGGGGAGAGCTTCTTACGGGCCCAACACCCCGAAGGCCCCTAGTGCCGCCGCTGTCCCTGGTCCTGAGGTCTGGTCTCCGGGCCTGGCCTGGCAGTCACGCTTCTCCCAAGGGGCAGCTGGGCCCAGCCCTGGAGCCAGCCCGTGCAGGACGCCACACCAGACCGTGGAAGGGTTACCGGGAAGCGAAGCACCACCGCCAAGGCCGGATGGCCTCCACGGGGGAGGGAAGCCAGGCTGACCCAGGATCCAAGGCACTTCCATCTGCCCACGGCGGACGGGCCCTATCCGACCAAATGCCTAGCTTTTATTAGGGGGTATTCTCTATTCTGATAAAAAATACCTCCCATGGTTTGTCCCTGGCTTCTTTGATTTAGAGGATTCTATCTGCATTTCTGTGGGAGCACGCTGGGGGAAGAGGTGCAGGGCCTGGAGCAGGtgagaggagagaagggatgCACAGACCAGAGCAGGTTGAAGGGGCGTTAAACGCAGGATCCGGACTAGGCGGATGGCGGGGTGCGGGGACGGGAGGTGGACTGCGGGGAGGTGCCGGCGTCTGTGCCGgcaggggagggtgtggggagCGGAGTCCTGAGAGGTGGAGGCGGCCTGGTCCGGGCGGTGCCGCGCCGAGGACCCACGCGGCGGATGTGGGGGAAGTGCGTGGACTCCGGGAGGTGGGCGGTAACTCGTTCCACGGCATCCCCCTCCCCCGACCTCCCCAACCCACCACGGGAAGGCCGGTTTCCGCTCGGCAGCCGCCTCGGAGGGGCAGGAAGCCGCGCGTTCTTCTGCGGGAAccccctccccggccccgccccgctccGCTCCGCCTCCGGCCTCCGGCTCGGGCTCcgcggggcggggggcgcggggcggggcgcgggccGAGCTGCGGCCGCTCTGGACATGTCGGGCCCGCGCGCCGGCTTCTACCGGCAGGAGCTGAACAAGACGGTGTGGGAGGTGCCGCAGCGGCTGCAAGGGCTGCGCCCGGTGGGCTCGGGCGCCTACGGCTCCGTCTGGTAGGGGCGGGACGGGGCAAGGGCGGGGGCACTGAGCgcgcgccccctccccgcccgtGCGGGGTTCCCGGCGTGGGGAGGGGCTCGCCCTGCCTCCGCCCCCGGGCCTTACGCAGATCCGAGGaatgaatggggggtgggggcgtgAGGGAAACTTTCCTACCCGAGCCTCTCCCCGGCGGGAGAGGGGTCGTCCTCCCGCCCCTCCAACCCGGAGCGTCCCCCTCCAGGCCCGAATCCTGCGGCGTCACAGCTGGCGAAAGGGCGGGCAGGTCTCCCGGGCCCCCTGATGTCTGAGCATGCATCTGGGATGCCCCCGGTCAAGGGCCAGGCAGCCCTGGGCTCTGGCAGATACCCCCGCCCCAGGGTGGGTAGTTCTGTTTGAAAAGGAAGAGCCcagattggggggtggggggcaaaacCCCTCACCTAAAAACGACCTCAAGCTCCCCCGTGGGTCCAGTCCACTGCCCCATTTTCCAAGGGATCTCAGACTCGGAATGGCGCTTAGGCCTGATCAGAGACGCCTACCATCCCCCCCTAGGGGGCGTCTGCACCCCACCCCATTTTTGCCCCAACCAAGAGAGCTCACACCGCAGCCTGCAGTTAGGCCCTGAagcccagacaggagggagggtggggccgGGGGAGGCCTCTGGACCTGGTGGAGTGGAGGCTGGAGGGGGCTTTGGGTGGCAAGGGGCTTGCGGACAGTCCAGGTTGCAGTTGCAGTGTTGACAGTGAGCCTGATTGTGGGTGTGGATGTTGAGAGGTGCCCCCCCAGAACCCAGAACCTGTGAAGTGCCAGGTGACTGCGGGGGTCATGGGTGTGGGGAGGCAGGGCCCCTGGGGGCAGGGTGTTGCTCCAGGATCCTGCAGAAGGTTAGGAGTGGGACTTCTCAGACCCCCTTCCAaggcccagcactggagcctggaGCAGGGGTTTGGGGTCCCCTGGGCCTCAGATCTCACTCTGCCACTGTCCAGCCATCAGGAACCTTAGGCCATTCCAGCCATTCCAGCCACAGGCCTCTATCTTCATCTCTAAGACCACAAGGGCAGGAAGAGGGTGTGGGCCAATGTGTGAGTGGTCCCTGGGGGATCTGACAGAGCCCTTGCTGGAAGTGCTTTCTGGGAACTCATAGGGACAGTCAGGCTCCCCAGGGGAGGTCTCTCTCCACCACTTAGCTCTGCAGGGCCCCCATGGCGGTGATggaccccctccctcctctgatgTCTGAGGAAGCTGATGACCCGGTGCCAATTCCCACAGTCCTTTGTTGACTGCAGACACAAAAGGATCTGCTGCACGCgcgcgctcacacacacacacacaaatgcgcGTGCACGCACCCCGTGAAGAGCCACTCCCCTACTTCCCACCCCAGCAGTGActtggatgggggaggggctttCCTCCACCACTGCCTGGGCCCATGAGCACCCCAGGTCCTGCGGGAGCTGCTCCCTGGGCTGCGTGGGCATGGGAGGTGGACTGAGGCTCCACTCACTCTGGAGGGAGGCTGGATCCTGGAGACGGGAGATGAAGTGGGAGGGAAGCGGGGAGCAGCAGCCAGAAGGAACACTGGGCGAAGGCATCCCTTCCCGAGGGGCAGTGGGGCCACTGGACGACCAGGCCACTTGTGTTTGAGGATGATGCCCGTGAGTGTGGCATCTCCTGTGAAGAGTAGCTGGGTGGGGGGCTTGCAGGTCTGGACCTCAGGCGAGTGGGGTTGCACGAGGAGAAATGTTCTGTGGGTGCAGGCACCACCCTCTGCTGGGTATTTCCTGCGTCCAGTTTCTCATTGTGAAAAATAATGATGCAATAAACCCCTTTGGTCAGGTTTTCCtccatattttgaatatttgggGGCTTTGGAGGTGACTCTGGAACCCCCTCAGGGGGCCTCCCAGACCCCCTGGCCTATGGGGCAGCTGGAGGACTGCCTGCTGTCCGCCGCTGGCTGTTTCCCTGGCCTGTTATTTCCACCCTGAGCTGGGGGCAAGAGTCACTGGGGCCAGGAGACAGGAGAAATCCAGGTCCTgccctgggctcccaggtgggCTGGGAAGGCTGGGGGTCAGAGGGCGGGGTGGAGGGTGAACTGACTCTGGAGGAAGGTGCAGGActccaggagggagaggagaggcttGGAGGGAGTGTTCAGACCGCCTCCTGGTGCCGGAGGCCTTCTGGCCTGTGGGGACCGCGCGAAGGAGGCTGGGCCTCACAGGCCGCCTTGCAGCTCGGCCTACGACACGCGGCTGCGCCAGAGGGTGGCGGTGAAGAAGCTGTCGCGCCCCTTCCAGTCGCTCATCCACGCGCGGAGGACGTACCGCGAGCTGCGGCTGCTCAAGCACCTGAAGCACGAGAACGTGAGCTGGGGGTGGCCGGGCCGGGGGTGGGGCGCCCGCGGGCCGCCGAGCCCTGACTCCCCTCTGCACCCAGGTCATTGGGCTGCTGGACGTGTTCACGCCGGCCACCTCCCTCGAGGACTTCAGCGAAGTGTGAGCGGCCGTGGCGGGGAGGGCGCGGGGTCGGGGTGGGGACTCTGTGCTGATCCCTGCTGCTACCCAGGTACCTGGTGACCACGCTCATGGGCGCCGACCTGAACAACATCGTCAAGTGCCAGGCGCTGAGCGACGAGCACGTGCAGTTCCTCGTGTACCAGCTGCTGCGCGGGCTGAAGGTGGGCGCGGAagcggggggcgggcgggggcgcaGGGGGCAGAGCCTGACGCCCCCGCCGTCTCCCCCTCGCAGTACATCCACTCGGCGGGGATCATCCACCGGGTAGGTGCCGCGCGCGAGGTGGGGGCGTGGGGCtcctgcggcggcggcggctttGCCTGCGCTCACGCCGCGGCGCCCGCCCCGCAGGACCTGAAGCCCAGCAACTTGGCTGTGAACGAGGACTGCGAGCTGCGGGTGAGCCGCTGGGGCGGGGCTGGCGGGTCGGCCGGCGGGGAGGCGGAGACGCGGAGGCGCTGACAAGCCTGGGGGTGCCTCCAGATCCTGGACTTTGGGCTCGCGCGCCAGGCGGACGAGGAGATGACTGGCTACGTGGCCACGCGCTGGTACCGGGCCCCTGAGATCATGCTGAACTGGATGCACTACAACCAGACAGGTGATGTCAGCCCGTGTGGGGCAGCCCCGTGGGGCcggtgggcctggggaggggggtggggctgggacccagaGGCCAAGGACCTTGGGGGACAGGCCAGGTGTGGGACCTGCGTTCACAAACAGACCTTCAGAAAGGCAGAGCACGGTGGGTCCTGGGCTGACGCTTCCCCCCGCCCAGGGTTGTGTCTAGAGAGGAGGGGCTGCTGGCTTTGGGCCTGAGCGTGAGCGCGGGGCCGCTGGGCTGGCGCAGTGAAGCCAGCCCCCAGCTCTCTGAGGAGGGCCTTGGGGTGGGCAGACTGATGGAGACGCCTCCTCCCACAGTGGACATCTGGTCTGTGGGCTGCATCATGGCCGAGCTGCTCCAGGGAAAGGCCCTTTTCCCAGGAAATGACTGTATCCTTGGCGCAGGTTAGGAGTGAGCCAGGGTCTCCTGCTGCGGGGTGGGGGTCGAGGGGGGTGGGCTCTGGCCCTTTCTGGCTAGTCTTGCCCCCTCTGCCCCACACCGTGTCACCTTGGGCTCACTCCTGTCCCCAGCGGCAGGAGAGCAGGTTCTGGGCAGTGACCCAAGGTCTGGGGTTTGGGGTCCCCGGGAGAGTCCATGCTTGGCCGTTGGGCATTTCCTGAGCCAGGCAGACATCGACCAGCTGAAGCGCATCATGGAGGTGGTGGGCACACCCAGCCCTGAGGTTCTGGCAAAGATATCGTCAGAACATGTGAGTCATTGATCGCCCCCTCTGCTGACCAACCACTCCCCTGCCCGCACTCTGGAGGAAGGGGTGCTGTGGGAATAGATGGGGCACCACAGGGGGAGCATGGGTCACAGTGGAATAGACCCCAAGGCAGGCGCTGACCCCTTCAGGGGGAAACAGGTGaactggggagacattccaggcGTGAGGGACAGTGAGGGTAAAACCTTGGCACCTGCAGTGTCCTGGCCGTGGACAGTGGAGTGGCACCAGGCCTGGGACCTGCAGGCATGTAGGGCCAGGCAAGGTGCTGGAGCCACCAGATCCAAAGCGGGGAGGTCTCTGGTCCGCACATGTCCTTGCCCAGGCCTGCTGGAGTGACTGAGTCTGGGGGCTTCTCCTGGCAAGCCTCTGCCTGGCTTAGGGCCACGGGAGGCAGGCGTTGAACAGCCCCCTCAGGCCCTTCCCCTCTGCTCCTAGGCCCGGACCTACATCCAGTCCCTGCCCCACATGCCCCAGAAGGACCTCAGGAGCATCTTCCATGGAGCCAACCCCCTGGGTGAGGATGGGCCCTAGGTCAGGGCTGGGCTCCATGTCTAGCCCTGGCTGTGGAGCTGACCACCCCTGCACCCCGCCCCTCTGCAGCTGTGGACCTCCTGGGAAGGATGCTGGTGCTGGACAGTGACCAGAGGGTCAGTGCAGCCGAGGCCCTGGCCCATGCCTACTTCAGCCAGTACCATGACCCCGAGGATGAGCCCGAGGCTGAGCCCTACGACGAAAGCGTTGAGGCCAAGGAGCGCACGGTGGAGGAGTGGAAGGGTGGGCCTGAGGGCTGCGTCCCCCAGAGGCTGAGCGCTGCCTGTTTTCTGCAGGAAGTGCTCCAGTTCCTCTTGAGAGTGGTCTGAGCAAGGCAACAACACggccccccagccccactctAGCGGGGGGCAGGTAGAGCTGGGGTTGGGTGTGTCCAGCAGAGGCTTGGGGGCAGCACGGGGCAGGCCCAGGAAGGAGCCCATGGGCCGAGGCCGCTCTCAGAGGGTGGTGGGCCTGGGCTGCTGATGGCCTGAGCtcacccttcctcctctcctcgcAGAGCTCACCTACCAGGAGGTCCTCAGCTTCAAGCCCCCAGAGCCACCGCAGCCGCCTGGCAGCCTGGACATTAAGCAGTGAGGGGAATGCGGCTCGCCAGCTGCACTCGGACCCGAGGAGGGGCCTGAGCCCGCCTGCCCTCCTGCCTCAGCCTGCCAGACTCCCACGAGGGGCACCTCCCAACACCACTGCGGCCAGCAGCGCCCACCCCTGGCCTGGGACCCTTGTCTACACGCCACTCCTTGTGGGAAGCCTGCACGTGTGTGAGCCACGGGTGTAGGAGTCTGGATAGAGCATGCTGGACTTCCTTGGTCCTCCTACCCCCTCCCAGCAACCTGGGTCTCCTTTGGGACCTCGCTATGGGGGACCTGGGTGCCATAAGAGCTCCCCCCTGGGGAGTGTGTCTGTTTCCCGATCTCCTGGGTTGCAGAGGGCTGTCTGTGGGGGGCAGTGCCTTGGGGCCGGAGCCTCCTGGAGACAAAGGAAGGGGTCTCGATGGTCAGAGCTGCTCAGCCTGGAAGTGGGGGGCTACCCTGGAAAGTGCTGTGACTCAAAGGATCTTCCATGGGGGTGGCAGAGTGGGGACAGCTGCCTGGAGCCACATGTTCACCTATGCTGGGTGGCACATATGTGCTCCTGGAATTCACATGTCAAAGCAGATGCAGACGCATGTGAACCTGAGGGCACCTGAGGGCCAGTGGCCGTGACAAGCAGGAGGCCCAAGTTGGGGTGGCTCTACtgttgcctcccctcccctcagttcctggtgtgggtggggagggggcattgCTGAGACCCTGCTGGGCAGCATGCAAGGGGCTCAGGTGGCCATGGGCAGCCATGTGAGCAAAAGCCCCCTGCTCCTTGGGTTTGAGGGCTGCAGCAGGGTTCTGAGGCATGAGGGCACCGTGCCAGCTGGGGGGCTGGCAGGCACAGGGGCCTCCAGCCTTGAGGACACACATGCCGATGTGGACCCGGATCCTGGACCTTGGCCCAGAGCTGATGAAGACATCTCTGCCCACTCTACCTCTGCCCACCCTCTGGCCCTGCAGCCAGGCGCTGGGGTGCTCAAGTCTGTGGCTCAGCCCTTGTCCTCTTCCCGCCTTCCAGAGTGGAGCTGACCTAGCGACCTCTGGGACAGGGCCCTGCTCCAGGCGTGTGAGAGGTGTGGGTCCTCCATCAAGGGGCGTCTGTCAGGTGGTGACCTCTCACCTCGCAGGACCAGGGAGGTCTGAATGCTAAGTGCCTGCCCCAGGGTTTCGCAATAAAGTTCCCCTCTCACTCGGCTTGTGTCTCCAGCTCTAGATTCTGCTCCCACGCTGCCCCCACTGCCTGGAGAGCGTGGCCATATCCCCCTGGTCCCTGGTCAGAGCAGCCACCTTCACCCTCCCTGCTCCCTGAGGGCCAGTGGGATCTGAGGTGGACAGGGCGTGGTGTCCACCAGCAGTCAACCCGCTGCCCTCAGAGGTTCATTGGGCGGGGGATCTGGCCCAGACCCAGACCTGCCCCTTCACTCAGTGGTCGGGGAGGACACGGGTCGGGGGTGTTGAGGTCTCTGGGAGCAAAGGCCTGCCcttcccagggtcagggagacaGCTTTCCTTTCCCTCCTGGTTAAGGGGAAAGAGGGCTGCTTCAGCCTCGGGACCCACACTGAGCTACTAGCCCCTGCCGCTCTCTGCAGCTCAGGCTGGGAAGGCAGGGTATCCCCAGGATGGGGACCTTCTATGCCTTTGCCctaggccctgggggtggggtggggatcaTCTGGGAGCTGGGCTTGCAGAGGCCTGGTCAGTGTGGGTGCTGGTCCTCAGGTCTTGGAGAACCCCTGGAGACCTGGCTGGGCCAAGtcctgtgggggtgggggtgggggatgggagcagAACTGAGACATGCCCCATTTGGGAATCTGGCCTGATGCAGGACCCTTCTGGACCTCTGGACCCCATCACAGGGAGTAAGGGGGCCAGctgggggcttcctggaggagacagGTGGAGTGCCACAGGTGGCCCAGGGCATGAAGGGCACGGGGATGGGCGGTTGTGGCTCCGGTGACAGCAGGCTGCCCCCAGTGACAAGCCTGCAACTCCTGAGCACCCCGATCAGATCACCGAGCAGCCCAGCTGTAAAGCTGCTCTGGCCAGGCCGGAGCTGCTGAGCTGCTGATTCATGGTGCAGGGCACagagggcggggcagggggccCTGGGGATCTTATTACCCCACTCTCAGGTCTGGGTCTCGGGGCTGGGGGCTCTGTCGTCCAGCGGCATCTGGTCCAGGATGGGGCCAGACCCCTGAAATGATGATGCCCCCACCTAAGGGTAAGGGGGCACCCACCGAGAGAGCCCCAGTAGGGCCCCCCTTCACCCCTGGGGTCAGGCACACCTCCCTGGAGAGTGGAGAGGTTTGGGCTGGGCTTTGAAGAGCAAACCTGAGGGCCTCAGCTGAGCAGGGGTGGGACAGGCAGAGGGACGTGCAAATCTCTGGGGCAGTCTCCACCCAGACGGCTGCAGTGAGGAAGAGCCTTCAGAGCACAGGGGCCCAGGGGGACCTACAAGACCCACCTTCTCTGCTTCCGGCTTGGTAGGCAGCCTGAGTTTGGGAGACAGAATCAACTTCTTCACtgggaaaggggcatggaggcaAGATAGTGGCCGGGGAACCCCgtgctggggggtgggtgggtcaGCCCCAGGGTGAGGGGcgtcctggaggggtggggagttGGAAGTGGGCGGGACTGGTGGACAGTGATTTGCGGTTGCGGGTAGCAGTCGACAAGCTCAGGCTGCCAGGATGGGCCAGCGCCCTGGGGGCGCGGCCGTGAGGAGGAGGCGCGAGCCCCACGGGGCCCCGCTGACACAGCCTCCACTCGGGTCCGCGTAGTTCATCCCGAGTGCGGAGTGCGGAGTGCGGAGGCGGGCCGGGGGCTCGGGCGCCGCGTCTGGGTTCAGGATGGGACAGAGCTGCGAAGCggcgctcccctccccccagcctccggCTTCCCCGGCGGCGGCCGCCGCCTCATGTTTCCGGAGGGGCCGAAGGGCGGAAGGGGCGTCACGTGCGCGCGGCCCGGGGTCCGGTTGGTCCGCCCGCAGGGGAGGGGCCGCGCGCTACCCGGGCGGGGGCTGGGCTCGGGCCGGGGTCGGCGGCTCCGGAGAGCCCGGACGCGAAAGCCGGCAGTGGGGTTCCCCGGCGACGGCGCGGAGCCGGCTCTGCCCGCGCGGTGGCTCGGGGTGCGCGCCAGGGCGTCTCACGGATCCCGGGTACTCGGCCCTCGAGGCGAAGCGCCCGCGGGGTCCGCGGCGCGGGCGGTGCCCGGCCAGCCATGAGCTCTCCGCCGCCCGCCCGCAAGGGCTTTTACCGCCAGGAGGTGACCAAGACGGCCT is a window encoding:
- the MAPK11 gene encoding mitogen-activated protein kinase 11 isoform X3, with translation MSGPRAGFYRQELNKTVWEVPQRLQGLRPVGSGAYGSVWYLVTTLMGADLNNIVKCQALSDEHVQFLVYQLLRGLKYIHSAGIIHRDLKPSNLAVNEDCELRILDFGLARQADEEMTGYVATRWYRAPEIMLNWMHYNQTVDIWSVGCIMAELLQGKALFPGNDYIDQLKRIMEVVGTPSPEVLAKISSEHARTYIQSLPHMPQKDLRSIFHGANPLAVDLLGRMLVLDSDQRSSPTRRSSASSPQSHRSRLAAWTLSSEGNAARQLHSDPRRGLSPPALLPQPARLPRGAPPNTTAASSAHPWPGTLVYTPLLVGSLHVCEPRV
- the MAPK11 gene encoding mitogen-activated protein kinase 11 isoform X2; amino-acid sequence: MSGPRAGFYRQELNKTVWEVPQRLQGLRPVGSGAYGSVCSAYDTRLRQRVAVKKLSRPFQSLIHARRTYRELRLLKHLKHENVIGLLDVFTPATSLEDFSEVYLVTTLMGADLNNIVKCQALSDEHVQFLVYQLLRGLKYIHSAGIIHRDLKPSNLAVNEDCELRILDFGLARQADEEMTGYVATRWYRAPEIMLNWMHYNQTVDIWSVGCIMAELLQGKALFPGNDYIDQLKRIMEVVGTPSPEVLAKISSEHARTYIQSLPHMPQKDLRSIFHGANPLAVDLLGRMLVLDSDQRVSAAEALAHAYFSQYHDPEDEPEAEPYDESVEAKERTVEEWKELTYQEVLSFKPPEPPQPPGSLDIKQ
- the MAPK11 gene encoding mitogen-activated protein kinase 11 isoform X1, translated to MSGPRAGFYRQELNKTVWEVPQRLQGLRPVGSGAYGSVCSAYDTRLRQRVAVKKLSRPFQSLIHARRTYRELRLLKHLKHENVIGLLDVFTPATSLEDFSEVYLVTTLMGADLNNIVKCQALSDEHVQFLVYQLLRGLKYIHSAGIIHRDLKPSNLAVNEDCELRILDFGLARQADEEMTGYVATRWYRAPEIMLNWMHYNQTVDIWSVGCIMAELLQGKALFPGNDYIDQLKRIMEVVGTPSPEVLAKISSEHARTYIQSLPHMPQKDLRSIFHGANPLAVDLLGRMLVLDSDQRSSPTRRSSASSPQSHRSRLAAWTLSSEGNAARQLHSDPRRGLSPPALLPQPARLPRGAPPNTTAASSAHPWPGTLVYTPLLVGSLHVCEPRV